One genomic window of Anabaena sphaerica FACHB-251 includes the following:
- a CDS encoding tetratricopeptide repeat protein, which produces MSESLPLQDRYLALIDEIVETTLKGKISSVEQVYQILLKSIASGTGEVFELALSDRLTTLQTQVDSEKDELKKSKATRSLRAIKTIQTQWQRWQEQNKATEAIALAVREITIASNDERLAVLLRYTDPNQKYPLNLSQLQQLAKSLQQFGAANSDLMQISTGMTQGIASWQRIQENLLSWMYEQKGSLGFGGVPGERGPWASWAKLVKSEIPQSFFQTLAIEQSAIEFTQKQPNITLSNWVELAIVLQFLQRGLVTWFDQQAYDIQAGPKLSISTFLTFAVIWSQLANGFQTQAVIYSNAASQIMLQILRTFAQRPYFPLYGGIFASFSGSYLRDTLDYLDEPLRSAEGTQEKARILTLLGYSQRALGNYPRSINFHQQALEIARNAKDRPCEIANLNHLSRTYVQEKNYAEAINNSQRALILSRQAGDKTGETNALVNLGYSEVMQAQQLENIEPEVYESAINYLEQGLKLAEKLGDLQTQSLCFSSLGIAYLVTAQYETAIKYLEVGFKTAQVSGDLYTQGRNLAYLAEAYYHLQNVEKTIYTGSLGMYLLEQISSQEWRQPAGLLTIIKGQLGADKFQVLLQQNRPKMISVIGVDGYDYIPELLEKYHHG; this is translated from the coding sequence GTGTCTGAATCCCTACCTTTGCAGGATCGCTACCTCGCATTAATTGATGAAATAGTCGAAACCACCCTCAAGGGCAAAATTAGCTCTGTAGAGCAGGTATATCAAATATTACTCAAAAGCATCGCTTCTGGTACGGGAGAAGTGTTTGAGTTAGCATTGAGCGATCGCTTGACAACCCTGCAAACACAAGTAGATAGCGAAAAAGACGAACTCAAGAAATCCAAAGCCACACGCAGTTTAAGAGCCATTAAAACCATTCAAACTCAATGGCAACGCTGGCAAGAACAAAACAAAGCCACAGAAGCCATAGCTTTAGCAGTACGGGAAATTACCATTGCCAGTAATGATGAACGTTTAGCTGTATTACTGCGCTACACCGATCCTAATCAAAAATATCCCCTAAATTTATCCCAACTACAACAACTAGCCAAATCTTTACAACAATTTGGTGCAGCTAACTCTGATTTAATGCAGATATCCACAGGCATGACTCAGGGGATCGCTTCTTGGCAACGCATCCAAGAAAACCTACTCAGTTGGATGTATGAACAAAAAGGTTCTCTAGGATTTGGTGGAGTACCTGGAGAAAGAGGACCTTGGGCCAGTTGGGCAAAATTAGTCAAAAGCGAAATACCACAATCATTTTTTCAGACTTTAGCAATAGAACAATCTGCAATTGAATTTACCCAAAAACAACCGAACATTACCCTCAGCAATTGGGTAGAATTAGCAATTGTTTTACAATTCTTACAACGAGGTTTAGTTACCTGGTTTGATCAACAAGCTTATGATATTCAAGCAGGCCCCAAATTATCCATTTCCACATTTTTAACCTTTGCAGTTATTTGGAGTCAATTAGCAAACGGTTTTCAAACCCAAGCAGTAATATATAGCAATGCAGCTTCACAAATAATGCTGCAAATTCTGCGAACTTTTGCTCAACGTCCTTATTTTCCCCTCTATGGTGGGATTTTTGCTTCCTTTTCTGGTAGTTATTTACGGGATACACTTGATTATTTAGATGAACCGCTGCGTTCTGCGGAAGGAACCCAAGAAAAAGCCAGAATTTTAACATTATTGGGTTATTCTCAACGTGCTTTAGGCAATTATCCGCGCTCAATCAATTTTCATCAACAAGCTTTAGAAATAGCCAGAAATGCCAAAGATAGACCTTGTGAAATCGCTAATCTTAACCACCTCAGTCGTACTTATGTTCAAGAAAAAAATTATGCCGAAGCAATTAACAATAGTCAAAGAGCATTAATATTAAGTAGACAAGCAGGTGACAAAACCGGAGAAACTAACGCGCTGGTAAATTTAGGTTACAGCGAAGTTATGCAAGCACAGCAATTAGAAAACATCGAACCAGAAGTTTATGAATCTGCAATTAATTATCTAGAACAAGGTTTAAAGTTAGCAGAAAAATTAGGTGATCTTCAAACTCAATCTTTATGTTTTAGCAGCTTAGGTATTGCTTATTTAGTTACTGCACAATATGAAACTGCTATTAAATATCTGGAAGTTGGTTTTAAAACCGCACAAGTTTCTGGAGATTTATATACTCAAGGTCGAAATTTAGCCTATTTAGCAGAAGCTTATTATCACCTGCAAAATGTTGAAAAAACTATTTATACTGGTAGCCTGGGAATGTATCTATTAGAGCAAATTTCTTCCCAAGAGTGGCGACAACCCGCAGGTTTATTGACAATAATCAAAGGACAATTAGGGGCAGACAAATTCCAAGTATTGCTGCAACAAAATCGCCCTAAAATGATTTCCGTTATCGGTGTAGATGGTTATGATTATATTCCTGAATTATTGGAAAAATATCATCATGGGTAA
- a CDS encoding PadR family transcriptional regulator, whose product MMKNTQQIHNKGSTNVEISPREELVLLALYNKELYGLQIPQAMEEASGGQRQMGIGTLYPVLHSLEKKGLVESRWGDEGREERGGARRRYYKLTGSGVTTLQAVQSFRANLLTWQPS is encoded by the coding sequence ATGATGAAAAACACCCAACAAATACATAACAAAGGATCAACAAATGTCGAAATTTCGCCACGAGAAGAACTGGTACTGCTGGCGCTTTACAACAAAGAACTCTATGGTTTGCAAATTCCGCAAGCTATGGAAGAAGCTAGTGGTGGTCAGCGTCAAATGGGGATCGGTACGCTTTACCCTGTTCTCCATTCTTTGGAAAAGAAAGGGTTGGTCGAATCCCGTTGGGGAGATGAAGGACGTGAAGAACGAGGTGGAGCAAGAAGACGTTACTATAAACTTACAGGTAGCGGCGTTACCACCCTCCAAGCTGTCCAGTCTTTCCGTGCAAATTTACTTACCTGGCAACCTAGTTAG
- a CDS encoding cytochrome c oxidase subunit 3: MNRGVIHVDESPIPLERWRRYLPTWLKRFLPIRGGRAEDHHGKGMFGFTVFLLSESIVFLSFIFTYVALRLTHSQNWLSPGISGPELSTFVIISTVVLLSSSFVIQRAENALQRNQINKFRWLWLMTICMGTYFLIGQGIEWSNLDFGLSTGLVGSTFYVLTGFHGLHVLAGVIFQIIMLVRSFIPDNYNKGHFGASATTLFWHFVDIVWVFLFSLLYLW; the protein is encoded by the coding sequence ATGAACCGTGGCGTAATTCATGTAGATGAGAGTCCAATTCCTTTGGAACGGTGGCGGCGATACCTACCAACTTGGCTAAAGCGTTTCCTCCCAATCCGTGGTGGACGTGCTGAAGACCATCATGGTAAAGGTATGTTCGGGTTTACCGTGTTCCTGCTGTCGGAAAGCATAGTTTTTTTGAGTTTTATCTTTACTTATGTTGCCCTGCGATTGACACATTCACAAAATTGGCTATCACCTGGTATTTCGGGTCCAGAATTGTCTACTTTTGTGATTATTAGCACGGTGGTGTTACTGTCCAGTAGCTTTGTCATTCAACGGGCTGAAAATGCTCTCCAGCGTAATCAGATCAATAAATTTCGTTGGCTTTGGTTGATGACAATTTGCATGGGAACTTATTTCTTAATCGGTCAAGGAATTGAATGGAGCAACCTTGATTTTGGGTTAAGCACAGGATTAGTTGGTTCTACATTTTATGTATTAACAGGTTTCCACGGTCTGCACGTTCTTGCGGGTGTGATTTTTCAGATTATTATGCTTGTCCGTTCCTTCATTCCAGACAATTACAACAAAGGTCATTTTGGTGCAAGTGCAACCACTTTATTTTGGCATTTTGTTGATATAGTTTGGGTCTTCTTATTTTCGCTTCTCTATCTTTGGTAA
- a CDS encoding NAD(P)/FAD-dependent oxidoreductase translates to MNSPVYQTVIVGGGFTGLFTALHLAHEHYPRSVILIDKNERFCFKPLLYEYFDGEMDSFQVVPHFSELLKGSGVIFVQDTVQSIDLHQRQVELASGNSYKYSNLVLALGSVTGYHHVEGANVNAFPFWTQADAIALDRHLRDCLQKAIQTEDVEQRRKLLTVVVVGGGASGVEMAATLADFLPHWYGALGGNSAEIRVILLNHGQKILDGDINDPLRPIAETELQKRTVKIAIIKEAEATAVHPHAIEYKRNNEVTTLPTHTTIWTAGTSTHPLIQDLPIPQEHRDHHNRPLVTPTMQLLDFPEVFAGGDCAAVQDNSLPPTAQVAYQEGANIARNLKALALGEDCKPSQVDIRGTLLKLGVNDAAANLFNVFEVAGEPAHLIRQGTYLTLLPTPIHDFKATTEWLDEEVFHHHLDSHDVGQKVVQAVELVGAGVVGVLVARKLLKMLGDEEKR, encoded by the coding sequence ATGAACAGCCCAGTTTATCAAACTGTGATCGTCGGGGGTGGTTTTACTGGTCTATTTACAGCCTTACACTTAGCTCACGAACACTATCCTCGCTCTGTGATCTTGATTGATAAAAATGAACGCTTTTGTTTTAAGCCATTACTTTATGAATATTTCGATGGCGAAATGGATAGCTTTCAAGTAGTACCGCACTTTTCGGAATTACTTAAAGGTAGTGGTGTCATCTTTGTTCAAGATACAGTTCAGTCAATAGACCTGCATCAACGGCAAGTCGAATTGGCTTCTGGGAATTCCTACAAATACAGTAACTTAGTATTAGCTTTGGGTAGCGTTACTGGCTATCATCACGTTGAGGGTGCGAATGTTAATGCCTTTCCTTTTTGGACACAAGCTGATGCGATCGCTCTTGACCGACATTTACGTGACTGTTTACAAAAAGCCATCCAAACGGAAGATGTAGAACAACGCCGCAAATTATTAACAGTAGTGGTAGTTGGTGGTGGTGCTTCCGGTGTGGAAATGGCAGCAACTTTAGCTGATTTTCTCCCACATTGGTATGGCGCTTTAGGCGGTAATTCGGCGGAAATCCGGGTCATTCTTCTCAATCATGGTCAAAAAATTCTCGATGGCGATATTAACGATCCGTTGCGTCCAATCGCTGAGACAGAATTGCAAAAACGGACTGTAAAAATTGCAATTATTAAGGAAGCAGAAGCAACTGCTGTTCACCCTCATGCCATTGAATATAAGCGCAATAATGAAGTTACAACATTGCCGACGCATACCACAATTTGGACGGCTGGAACTTCTACCCATCCCCTAATTCAAGACTTACCAATTCCGCAAGAACATCGGGATCATCATAATCGTCCTCTAGTCACTCCCACGATGCAATTGCTCGACTTTCCAGAAGTTTTTGCGGGTGGTGATTGTGCAGCAGTTCAGGATAATTCGCTACCACCTACAGCCCAAGTTGCTTATCAAGAGGGAGCAAATATTGCTCGGAATTTGAAAGCCCTTGCTCTAGGAGAAGACTGCAAACCATCTCAGGTTGACATCCGGGGAACTCTGTTGAAGTTGGGGGTAAATGATGCTGCTGCTAACTTGTTCAATGTTTTTGAAGTTGCAGGCGAACCCGCGCATTTAATCCGTCAAGGGACTTATTTAACGCTATTACCAACACCAATTCATGATTTTAAAGCTACTACAGAATGGCTCGATGAAGAGGTATTTCATCATCATCTCGACTCTCACGATGTAGGCCAAAAAGTTGTGCAGGCGGTTGAATTGGTTGGTGCTGGAGTCGTTGGTGTTTTAGTGGCGAGAAAACTATTAAAAATGTTGGGTGATGAGGAGAAGAGGTAA